In Rutidosis leptorrhynchoides isolate AG116_Rl617_1_P2 chromosome 2, CSIRO_AGI_Rlap_v1, whole genome shotgun sequence, one genomic interval encodes:
- the LOC139889988 gene encoding YDG domain-containing protein At5g47150-like, protein MVTPEQVIKRPLYNVNGCKVDDHKRPKALMSNSLGEKPKVTTNLLIAKKLSINSTDVDSNLDENNKVKRCEPRELGRKTYLDSRPASKVKFWDPRCSKDGNAQKWKMDNVANTSSNELAKREKIKIAMSLFNEVYDSRYQEKNRLKPNEDKIANWRFPQEVAKIVKQRLNWMDHEKVLGPVCGVQVGDKFRFRSQLQMVGLHCQLLCGIDYTNIQGKNLVISIVDSQRYSNESECGEKLIYCGHGGHGFLGCKKPQEDQKLERGNLALKHSMVEKKPVRVIRKVGKNQQVFVYDGLYIVNRCTQEKSEGKLVFKFKLNRLPGQPLSLPSVLC, encoded by the coding sequence ATGGTGACGCCTGAGCAAGTTATCAAGCGACCACTTTACAATGTAAATGGTTGCAAGGTTGATGATCACAAAAGGCCTAAAGCATTAATGTCAAATTCTCTAGGCGAAAAGCCAAAAGTTACCACCAATCTTTTAATCGCGAAGAAGCTTTCTATAAATTCAACCGATGTAGACTCGAATCTTGATGAGAATAATAAAGTTAAGAGGTGCGAGCCAAGGGAATTGGGAAGAAAGACTTATCTCGACTCAAGGCCAGCCAGCAAAGTTAAATTTTGGGACCCAAGGTGTTCAAAAGATGGTAATGCCCAAAAGTGGAAAATGGATAATGTTGCAAATACATCAAGTAATGAGCTCGCTAAGCGTGAAAAGATCAAAATAGCTATGAGCTTATTTAATGAAGTTTACGACTCTCGTTATCAAGAAAAAAATAGGTTAAAGCCGAATGAAGACAAGATTGCAAATTGGCGATTTCCTCAAGAGGTTGCGAAGATAGTTAAGCAACGACTAAATTGGATGGATCATGAAAAGGTATTAGGACCTGTATGTGGGGTTCAAGTTGGCGACAAGTTTAGGTTCAGATCACAACTTCAAATGGTTGGTCTTCATTGCCAACTACTATGTGGTATAGATTATACCAATATTCAAGGTAAAAATCTTGTTATCAGCATTGTCGATTCTCAACGTTACTCGAACGAGAGTGAATGTGGTGAAAAGTTAATTTATTGTGGTCACGGGGGACATGGATTTTTGGGATGTAAAAAGCCACAAGAAGATCAAAAACTTGAAAGGGGTAATCTTGCTTTGAAGCATAGCATGGTTGAAAAAAAACCGGTTAGAGTAATTCGCAAAGTTGGCAAAAATCAGCAGGTATTTGTTTACGACGGGTTGTACATTGTAAACCGTTGTACACAAGAAAAAAGTGAAGGAAAGTTAGTGTTTAAGTTCAAGTTAAATAGATTACCTGGCCAACCATTAAGTTTGCCAAGTGTTCTGTGTTAA